In Rubrivirga marina, the following are encoded in one genomic region:
- a CDS encoding sensor histidine kinase: MSPSVRLRVLWERYVAPSRAERDPGFRAVLDGASVLGMKVAGLFGIVALVGVGVSAGVTSVLEGAGMRGAAGQIGDALSEKLFVYAIAAVFLGVARFRPGLHISRWLLATYVLVGSGILMYVDVGRQDIEFLAAWLSLLLLFTVGTVPFQPVQTLALGVIITVLHTGAAVMLGEVGQITDPGEGVRRMSYLVLVTFLCTAMSAALYAGRRAQYRGTLRLSRLRDRLQQRGRQLEARSSELEQQQAELTTSLSRLEQAQTQLVQQEKMASLGQLTAGVAHELKNPLNFVNNFAQLLVELLDDFEQEIREDDQQTVAQALDTSGDLLDDLRSNAVKIREHGRRADGIIRSMLAHSRATPGPSRPAPLNSLLKEYVGLAYHGMRAEHTGFNVDIQTDFDAEVGEVVMVPEEMGRVFLNLLDNALQALRARAAEAPDFDPTLTVTSRPWGDGGVRVEIADNGIGISPEVRDRIFEPFFTTKPTGEGTGLGLSLAYEIVVHGHSGELSVETEEGEGTTFVVCLPGAPPAGDGIAPPSATVGAASEGVEGRTEAGA; encoded by the coding sequence ATGTCCCCTTCCGTCCGCCTTCGAGTGCTCTGGGAGCGCTACGTCGCTCCCTCGCGGGCGGAGCGCGACCCCGGGTTCCGGGCCGTCCTCGACGGGGCGTCGGTGCTGGGCATGAAGGTGGCCGGGCTGTTCGGGATCGTGGCGCTGGTCGGGGTCGGCGTGTCGGCGGGGGTGACGTCGGTGCTGGAGGGGGCCGGCATGCGTGGGGCGGCGGGGCAGATCGGCGACGCGCTCTCGGAGAAGCTGTTCGTGTACGCGATCGCCGCCGTGTTCCTCGGCGTGGCGCGGTTCCGGCCGGGCCTCCACATCAGCCGGTGGCTGCTGGCCACCTACGTCCTCGTGGGCTCCGGCATCCTGATGTACGTCGACGTGGGGCGGCAGGACATCGAGTTCCTCGCGGCGTGGCTGTCGCTGCTCCTCCTGTTCACGGTCGGGACCGTCCCGTTCCAGCCCGTGCAGACGCTCGCGCTCGGCGTCATCATCACGGTCCTCCACACGGGGGCGGCCGTGATGCTGGGCGAGGTCGGGCAGATCACCGATCCGGGCGAGGGCGTCCGCCGGATGTCGTACCTCGTCCTCGTGACGTTCCTCTGCACGGCCATGAGCGCGGCGCTCTACGCCGGCCGGCGGGCCCAGTACCGCGGGACGCTCCGGCTGTCGCGGCTCCGCGACCGGCTCCAGCAGCGGGGCCGCCAGCTCGAGGCCCGGAGCTCCGAGCTCGAGCAGCAGCAGGCCGAGCTGACCACCTCGCTCAGCCGGCTCGAGCAGGCCCAGACGCAGCTCGTCCAGCAGGAGAAGATGGCCAGCCTCGGGCAGCTCACGGCCGGGGTCGCCCACGAGCTGAAGAACCCGCTCAACTTCGTCAACAACTTCGCCCAGCTCCTCGTCGAGCTCCTCGACGACTTCGAGCAGGAGATCCGCGAGGACGACCAGCAGACGGTCGCCCAGGCCCTCGACACGTCTGGCGACCTCCTCGACGACCTCCGCTCGAACGCCGTCAAGATCCGCGAGCACGGGCGCCGGGCCGACGGGATCATCCGCTCGATGCTGGCCCACAGCCGGGCCACGCCGGGCCCGAGCCGGCCGGCCCCGCTCAACAGCCTCCTCAAGGAGTACGTCGGGCTGGCCTACCACGGGATGCGGGCCGAGCACACCGGCTTCAACGTCGACATCCAGACCGACTTCGACGCCGAGGTGGGCGAGGTCGTGATGGTGCCCGAAGAGATGGGGCGGGTGTTCTTGAACCTCCTCGACAACGCGCTCCAGGCCCTCCGCGCGCGTGCCGCCGAGGCGCCCGACTTCGACCCGACGCTGACCGTGACCTCGCGGCCCTGGGGCGACGGCGGCGTCCGCGTCGAGATCGCCGACAACGGGATCGGCATCTCGCCCGAGGTCCGCGACCGGATCTTCGAGCCGTTCTTCACGACCAAGCCGACGGGCGAGGGCACCGGCCTCGGGCTGTCGCTGGCCTACGAGATCGTCGTCCACGGGCACAGCGGCGAGCTGTCGGTCGAGACCGAGGAAGGGGAGGGGACGACGTTCGTGGTGTGCCTGCCCGGCGCGCCTCCGGCCGGCGACGGCATCGCCCCCCCCTCGGCGACGGTCGGGGCCGCCTCCGAGGGTGTCGAGGGGCGCACCGAGGCGGGCGCGTAA
- a CDS encoding choice-of-anchor B family protein yields MRFRPPALLLAALLATAASAQTPCAGGTAGPYACHDVDLMGHLPLSTFVSPGSSAPSAGNDIWGWTDADSGREFALVGLTNGTAFVEITDPASPVFLGKLPTATSNSSWRDVKTVGDFAFIVSEAGSHGMQVFDLSKLLTVSSPPVTFTADARYTGFGNAHNIVVDEDSELAIGVGSSGTCSTGLHMVDVSTPRSPTFAGCYDGDGYTHDAQCLVYDGPDTDYTGHAICVASNEDSVTIVDVSTPASPVQISKAFYPNPSYTHQGWFADDMRYFIVNDETDGNSTAPTRTIVMDLLDLDEPDFAFFHDGTTAATDHNLYVHEGRVFQSNYRAGLQILDAAGLGGGFMTQVAYFDTFPSSDAHGFDGQWSNYPYFPSGIVVANDISNGLFVLAPREPAAPPTASVAPAAVDATLAPGETGAATVTVANGSGGGPLIYGATLQNISQPDGSLARRPFFARPADSPDRSVAVGGRPDGVDPGALAEAPRESAEAPGLAPLLGSGGPDAFGYAWIDSDEAGGPAVDLQDIAGSGTAVTFTPAGTFAASDEGYADVALPFAFPFYGADKSSVRVYTNGFLTFSSTVGNSYTNPSGFPGTSGPTNIDDVIAPFWDDLDLSSAGTVYTETLGDGRFVVQWDEARLYDASGSSMTFQVILAPDGTIEFQYGTMTGTTNGASVGIENATATDGLAVVTNAAYVTSNKAVLFYSPVVWASLSGATSGTLAPGTSADLSVDLDATELPEGTYTAELAVSTNDPSAPSITVPVTLTIGSDGSISLVVNGPRGSRFLGVPSPGVTVDDLAAQNLVRGVPGYYPAANPPNLWTSYDAVAAEWTVSAGTGEALQPGHGFRWYMYDRNVGNPDVSRSVELPFTLSTDLPPNTADVVIELQTGGSRFNYLANPFGTDLDLTGIYSWPGGDEIAPAAPIHVYNPVTRAWDDAPSSLGPWESFRVRAKGPKANGDPRVLTIPASAAGASATRRTVDERPQLALELRGTDTDGLPLADQAFTIVFSDDAHAGLDDADGLKLQPPADAYVVVGARLGEAFVGLDARPFAAGEVPLALDARGAARTMTLRWDASALPAGLPVALVDLATGTEVDVRARTSYTFDVAPRPALAEDAVLALGELADGAAATDRFVLRVGAAPADAGAVGALEVTAVAPNPSSSTARVAFAVPTGGRARVSVVDVRGREVAVLVDGVVAAGRHEAVLESAGLAAGVYLVRVEAGGRVATRQAAVVR; encoded by the coding sequence ATGCGCTTTCGTCCCCCCGCCCTCCTCCTCGCCGCCTTGTTGGCGACGGCCGCCTCCGCCCAGACACCTTGTGCTGGCGGCACGGCCGGGCCGTACGCGTGCCACGACGTGGACCTCATGGGCCACCTGCCACTAAGCACGTTCGTCAGCCCGGGGTCCAGCGCGCCGTCGGCCGGCAACGACATCTGGGGATGGACCGACGCCGATAGTGGGCGTGAGTTCGCCCTCGTGGGCCTCACGAACGGGACGGCGTTCGTCGAGATCACTGACCCCGCCTCGCCGGTCTTCCTCGGCAAGCTCCCGACGGCCACCTCGAACTCGTCGTGGCGCGACGTCAAGACGGTCGGTGACTTCGCTTTCATCGTGAGCGAGGCCGGGAGCCATGGAATGCAGGTGTTCGACCTGTCCAAGCTCCTGACGGTCTCCTCCCCGCCCGTTACGTTCACCGCCGACGCTCGCTACACCGGCTTCGGCAACGCGCACAACATCGTGGTGGACGAGGACTCGGAGTTGGCGATCGGCGTCGGGTCGTCCGGGACGTGCAGCACCGGGCTCCACATGGTCGACGTCTCCACCCCCCGGAGCCCGACGTTCGCCGGCTGCTACGATGGCGACGGGTACACCCACGACGCGCAGTGCCTCGTCTACGACGGGCCCGACACGGACTACACGGGCCACGCCATCTGCGTGGCGTCCAACGAGGACTCCGTGACCATCGTCGACGTGTCGACTCCGGCGTCCCCGGTCCAAATCTCGAAGGCGTTCTATCCGAACCCGAGCTACACGCACCAGGGCTGGTTCGCCGACGACATGCGGTACTTCATCGTCAACGACGAGACCGACGGCAACAGCACGGCGCCCACACGGACGATCGTGATGGACCTGCTCGACCTCGACGAGCCGGACTTCGCCTTCTTCCATGACGGGACCACGGCGGCGACGGACCACAACCTGTACGTCCACGAGGGCCGCGTCTTCCAGAGCAACTACCGCGCGGGGCTCCAGATCCTCGACGCAGCGGGCCTCGGCGGCGGGTTCATGACGCAGGTGGCCTACTTCGACACGTTCCCGTCGAGCGACGCGCACGGCTTCGACGGGCAGTGGAGCAACTACCCGTACTTCCCGAGCGGGATCGTCGTCGCCAACGACATCTCGAACGGGCTGTTCGTCCTCGCGCCCCGCGAGCCGGCCGCGCCCCCGACCGCCTCGGTGGCGCCGGCCGCCGTCGACGCGACGCTGGCGCCGGGCGAGACGGGCGCGGCGACCGTGACGGTGGCGAACGGGAGCGGCGGCGGCCCGCTGATCTACGGCGCCACGCTCCAGAACATCTCCCAGCCCGACGGCTCGCTCGCCCGACGGCCGTTCTTCGCACGGCCCGCCGACTCGCCGGACCGCTCGGTGGCCGTGGGCGGCCGTCCCGACGGCGTCGACCCGGGCGCACTCGCCGAGGCCCCCCGTGAGTCCGCCGAGGCGCCCGGACTCGCCCCGCTCCTGGGCAGCGGGGGGCCCGACGCGTTCGGGTACGCCTGGATCGACTCGGACGAGGCCGGGGGCCCGGCGGTCGACTTACAGGACATCGCAGGCTCCGGCACGGCCGTCACGTTCACGCCCGCCGGCACGTTCGCCGCCAGCGACGAGGGCTATGCCGACGTCGCCTTGCCCTTCGCCTTCCCGTTCTACGGCGCCGACAAGTCGAGCGTCCGCGTCTACACCAACGGCTTCCTCACCTTCTCGTCGACCGTCGGCAACTCGTATACGAACCCGTCGGGCTTCCCGGGGACCAGCGGCCCGACGAACATCGACGACGTGATCGCCCCGTTCTGGGACGACCTCGACCTCAGCTCCGCAGGCACGGTCTACACCGAGACGCTCGGCGACGGACGGTTCGTCGTCCAGTGGGATGAAGCGCGTCTCTACGACGCATCGGGCTCGTCGATGACGTTCCAGGTGATCCTCGCGCCCGACGGGACCATCGAGTTCCAGTACGGGACGATGACAGGGACGACCAACGGCGCGTCGGTCGGGATCGAGAACGCGACGGCGACCGACGGGCTGGCGGTCGTCACGAACGCGGCGTACGTGACCTCGAACAAGGCCGTCCTGTTCTACAGCCCCGTGGTCTGGGCCTCGCTCTCCGGCGCCACGAGCGGCACGCTCGCCCCCGGCACGTCGGCCGACCTCTCGGTCGACCTCGACGCGACCGAGCTCCCCGAGGGCACGTACACAGCCGAGCTCGCGGTCTCGACCAACGACCCGTCGGCCCCGTCGATCACCGTCCCCGTGACGCTCACGATCGGCAGTGACGGGTCGATCTCGCTCGTGGTCAACGGCCCGCGCGGCTCACGCTTCCTCGGCGTCCCCTCCCCCGGCGTGACGGTCGACGACCTCGCCGCCCAGAACCTCGTCCGCGGCGTGCCGGGCTACTACCCAGCGGCGAACCCGCCCAACCTCTGGACGAGCTACGACGCCGTCGCGGCCGAGTGGACCGTGTCGGCCGGCACCGGTGAGGCCCTCCAGCCCGGCCACGGGTTCCGCTGGTACATGTACGACCGGAACGTCGGCAACCCCGACGTCTCCCGGTCGGTCGAGCTCCCGTTCACGCTCTCGACGGACCTCCCCCCGAACACAGCCGACGTCGTGATCGAGCTCCAGACGGGCGGGTCCCGGTTCAACTACCTCGCCAACCCGTTCGGGACGGACCTCGACCTGACCGGCATCTATTCGTGGCCCGGCGGCGACGAGATCGCCCCGGCCGCGCCGATCCACGTCTACAACCCGGTCACGCGGGCCTGGGACGACGCGCCGTCGAGCCTCGGTCCGTGGGAGTCGTTCCGCGTCCGCGCCAAGGGCCCAAAGGCGAACGGCGACCCGCGGGTGCTGACGATCCCGGCCTCGGCCGCGGGCGCGTCCGCCACGCGCCGCACCGTCGATGAGCGTCCCCAGTTGGCGCTCGAGCTCCGCGGGACCGACACCGACGGACTCCCCCTCGCCGACCAGGCCTTCACGATCGTGTTCTCCGACGACGCCCACGCGGGTCTGGACGACGCCGACGGCTTGAAGCTCCAGCCACCGGCCGATGCTTACGTCGTCGTCGGGGCCCGCCTCGGCGAGGCGTTTGTGGGCCTCGACGCCCGGCCGTTCGCGGCCGGCGAGGTCCCGCTCGCCCTCGACGCCCGCGGGGCCGCGCGGACGATGACGCTCCGGTGGGACGCCAGCGCGCTCCCGGCCGGGCTCCCCGTCGCGCTCGTCGACCTCGCGACGGGCACGGAGGTCGACGTCCGGGCCCGGACCTCGTACACGTTCGACGTCGCCCCGCGCCCGGCCCTCGCCGAGGACGCCGTCCTCGCCCTCGGCGAGCTCGCCGACGGGGCCGCCGCGACGGACCGGTTCGTCCTCCGGGTCGGGGCGGCCCCGGCCGACGCCGGGGCCGTCGGGGCCCTCGAGGTGACGGCCGTCGCGCCGAACCCGTCGAGCTCGACGGCCCGCGTCGCGTTCGCCGTCCCGACGGGGGGCCGGGCCCGCGTGTCGGTCGTCGACGTCCGGGGCCGGGAGGTCGCCGTGTTGGTCGACGGGGTCGTCGCGGCGGGCCGGCACGAGGCGGTCCTCGAGTCGGCCGGGCTCGCGGCGGGGGTGTACCTCGTCCGGGTCGAGGCCGGCGGGCGGGTCGCGACGCGCCAGGCCGCCGTCGTCCGGTAA
- a CDS encoding UDP-glucose dehydrogenase family protein codes for MNIAVVGTGYVGLVSGVCFAEMGNEVTCVDIDARKVESLRDGRLTIYEPGLEVYFDRGRRENRLRFTTDLAEALAPADVVFLALPTPPAEDGSADLQYVLGVADDIGELLAAHPDWGYKVLVDKSTVPVGTARRVTAAVGAYGLEAGKHFDVVSNPEFLREGVAVDDFMKPERVVVGTDSERAAELMTRLYEPFVRSGNPILVMDEASAEMTKYAANAMLATKITFMNEVANLCDRVGADVDKVRRGIGTDSRIGPKFLYAGIGFGGSCFPKDVQALHRTAREEGYSFEILDAVLRVNDEQRKSMVPHIVDALGDNDGRLDGKTIAVWGLAFKPHTDDVREAPAHVLIREFVGLGADVVAFDPEAVETTRAAFEREPLGGTGSLSYAETAYDAAAGADALVVATEWPEFRRPDLARVRQSMAGDGAPLVFDGRNVFDPKHMAGLGFTYRSVGRPSFPAQEVSDRETAA; via the coding sequence ATGAACATCGCCGTCGTTGGAACCGGATACGTCGGCCTCGTCTCGGGCGTCTGCTTCGCCGAGATGGGGAACGAGGTCACCTGCGTCGACATCGACGCCCGGAAGGTCGAGAGCCTCCGCGACGGGCGCCTCACGATCTACGAGCCCGGGCTCGAGGTCTACTTCGACCGGGGCCGCCGCGAGAACCGGCTCCGCTTCACGACGGACCTCGCCGAGGCCCTCGCGCCGGCCGACGTCGTGTTCCTCGCCCTCCCGACGCCGCCGGCCGAGGACGGCTCGGCCGACCTCCAGTACGTCCTCGGCGTGGCCGACGACATCGGGGAGCTCCTGGCGGCCCACCCCGACTGGGGGTACAAGGTCCTCGTCGACAAGAGCACGGTCCCGGTCGGGACGGCCCGCCGCGTGACGGCGGCCGTCGGGGCCTACGGGCTCGAGGCCGGCAAGCACTTCGACGTCGTCTCGAACCCGGAATTCCTCCGGGAGGGCGTGGCCGTCGACGACTTCATGAAGCCCGAGCGCGTCGTCGTCGGGACCGACTCGGAGCGGGCGGCCGAGCTCATGACCCGGCTCTACGAGCCGTTCGTCCGGAGCGGGAACCCGATCCTCGTCATGGACGAGGCGAGCGCCGAGATGACGAAGTACGCGGCGAACGCGATGCTCGCGACGAAGATCACGTTCATGAACGAGGTCGCGAACCTCTGCGACCGGGTCGGCGCCGACGTCGACAAGGTCCGCCGCGGGATCGGGACGGACAGCCGGATCGGGCCGAAGTTCTTGTACGCCGGGATCGGGTTCGGCGGGTCGTGCTTCCCGAAGGACGTCCAGGCCCTCCACCGGACGGCCCGCGAGGAGGGGTACTCGTTCGAGATCCTCGACGCCGTGCTCCGCGTGAACGACGAGCAGCGCAAGTCGATGGTGCCGCACATCGTCGACGCCCTCGGCGACAACGACGGCCGCCTCGACGGGAAGACGATCGCGGTGTGGGGCCTCGCGTTCAAGCCGCACACGGACGACGTCCGCGAGGCGCCGGCCCACGTGCTCATCCGCGAGTTCGTCGGCCTCGGGGCCGACGTCGTCGCGTTCGACCCCGAGGCCGTCGAGACGACGAGGGCCGCGTTCGAGCGCGAGCCGCTCGGGGGCACGGGGTCGCTGTCGTACGCCGAGACGGCCTACGACGCGGCGGCCGGCGCCGACGCGCTCGTCGTGGCGACGGAGTGGCCCGAGTTCCGCCGGCCCGACCTCGCCCGCGTCCGCCAGTCGATGGCCGGCGACGGCGCGCCACTGGTGTTCG
- a CDS encoding endonuclease produces MAEEWSELGQQNPTLGFAGRFGPCHDHKGDAARSAFYVATIYPSEVSSAGGDAFFAAMARDLIDWHYADPTSAEEHARSEWIATRQGQPNPFLLDSRPSSAGLTSEDVGIEETNSTPYLRTIRLIGVGSEYEHFQWHGPRYESRGSLNASQIHRAPNRPALAASVEAAPEAAVFPNPSAGPLTATLRLDAPTSVTAKVVDVLGRRVVSVEAGEPPAGVVRVVLDLADVPAGLLLVRLAAGEHVVVRQLTVAR; encoded by the coding sequence GTGGCCGAGGAGTGGAGCGAGCTCGGCCAGCAGAATCCGACGCTGGGCTTCGCGGGCCGGTTCGGGCCATGCCACGACCACAAGGGGGACGCCGCTCGCTCGGCGTTCTACGTCGCCACGATCTACCCCTCGGAGGTCTCGTCGGCCGGTGGCGATGCCTTCTTCGCGGCGATGGCCCGGGACCTCATCGACTGGCACTACGCCGACCCGACGAGCGCCGAGGAGCACGCCCGCTCGGAGTGGATCGCGACGCGCCAGGGCCAGCCCAATCCGTTCCTCCTCGACTCTCGCCCCAGTTCGGCCGGGCTGACGTCGGAGGACGTCGGGATCGAGGAGACGAACTCCACGCCGTACCTCCGGACGATCCGACTCATCGGCGTCGGGTCGGAGTACGAACACTTCCAATGGCACGGCCCGCGCTACGAGTCGCGCGGCTCACTCAACGCGTCCCAGATCCACCGCGCGCCGAACCGGCCGGCCCTGGCCGCCTCGGTCGAGGCGGCGCCCGAGGCGGCCGTCTTCCCGAACCCGTCGGCCGGTCCGCTGACGGCGACGCTCCGGCTCGACGCGCCCACCTCGGTGACCGCCAAGGTGGTCGACGTGCTCGGCCGCCGCGTCGTGAGCGTCGAGGCCGGCGAGCCGCCTGCGGGCGTGGTTCGGGTCGTGCTCGACCTCGCCGACGTGCCAGCTGGCCTCCTTCTCGTCCGCCTCGCGGCCGGCGAACACGTCGTCGTTCGCCAGTTGACGGTGGCGCGGTAG
- a CDS encoding IS5 family transposase: MDARFLPPPELWAAVEPLLPEPPGGGRPRKPDREVFAAIFYVLTTGIQWKALPRCLGAASTVHDRFQEWAEADVFAHLWATGLVEFDASVGLDWTWQAIDGATTKAPLGGAATGPNPTDRGKSGTKRHLLTEGHGLPVGLVVTGANRNDMTQVEPVLDSMAVVSFEAEQHLCADKGYDFDSVRSALSASGYVTHILSRGDEKLALKMPGYRARRWVVEAAHSWLNRFRRLLIRWEKKAENFAALLHLACAVIVWRRCPISADDYLFG; the protein is encoded by the coding sequence ATCGACGCCCGCTTCCTGCCGCCCCCCGAACTCTGGGCCGCCGTCGAGCCGCTGCTCCCCGAGCCACCCGGTGGAGGCCGACCCCGGAAGCCCGACCGCGAGGTCTTCGCCGCGATCTTCTACGTGCTCACCACCGGCATCCAGTGGAAGGCGCTGCCACGGTGTCTCGGGGCGGCCTCGACCGTCCACGACCGGTTCCAGGAGTGGGCCGAGGCCGACGTCTTCGCTCACCTCTGGGCGACGGGACTCGTCGAGTTCGACGCCTCCGTCGGGCTCGACTGGACGTGGCAAGCGATCGACGGGGCGACGACGAAGGCGCCGCTCGGGGGCGCGGCGACCGGCCCCAACCCGACGGATCGCGGCAAGTCGGGCACCAAGCGCCACCTGCTCACCGAAGGCCACGGGCTCCCGGTCGGGCTCGTCGTGACCGGCGCCAACCGCAACGACATGACGCAGGTCGAGCCCGTGCTCGACTCGATGGCCGTCGTGTCGTTCGAGGCCGAGCAGCACCTGTGCGCCGACAAGGGGTACGACTTCGATTCGGTCCGCTCGGCGCTGAGCGCATCGGGGTACGTCACCCACATCCTGAGCCGAGGCGACGAGAAGCTGGCGCTGAAGATGCCGGGGTACCGGGCACGACGATGGGTCGTCGAGGCGGCGCACTCGTGGCTCAACCGGTTCCGGCGGCTGCTAATCCGGTGGGAGAAGAAGGCCGAGAACTTCGCGGCCTTGCTCCACCTGGCGTGTGCCGTGATCGTCTGGCGCCGATGCCCGATCTCAGCCGACGACTACCTTTTCGGATAG
- the hrpB gene encoding ATP-dependent helicase HrpB, whose translation MDLPGPPLPVDAVLPRLVAALTEADAAVLQAPTGAGKTTRVPLALLQADWLGDHGILMLEPRRIAARASARRLAGQLGERVGETVGLRVRGETRVSRRTRIEVVTEGVLTQRLLRDPGLEQGRTVGVVVFDEVHERSLQSDLGLALSLQAQGLLRPDLKLLAMSATLDGERFAALLDGAPVVTSEGRTFPVEARYLGSPRPDASGRAPRIEDAVSAAVRRALEDEEGSVLAFLPGSGEIRRAAERLEGTVPRDVTIAPLYGDLSARDQDTAVSPAPPGTRKVVLATSIAETSLTIEGVRVVVDSGLARRPRFDAGSGMSRLETVRVSRAEADQRLGRAGRIEPGVGYRLWSEVEHAALRPFAPAEITQADLAPLALTLAAWGAAPDELRWLDPPPEAAFEAARELLRELDAVDADGALTDHGLAMADLPMHPRLAHLALRAREMGRAGLAADLVGLLSERDLFRYAGRLPDVDLRLRIEAIRGARDLSHRGARLDRGALHRARQEANRWRSAWKATDTPGDLDWAGPLLALAYPDRLGQRVGETAEGARYRLREGRAVLLDRDQPLADAPFLAVGDLDDRRGGARVFLAAPLDADDIESLFADQIVEDESVGWDAEAGRVVARRVRRLGAVVLSEAPIRDPAPHLVTAGLVEGVRQAGLGALPWAKETRRLRERMAFLHHHLGADWPDVSDDALLDGLEDWLGPYLAEMSRLSDLGRLDLGMVLRQLGGSRAELDRLAPSHVTVPSGSVRPLDYSDPDTPVLAVRLQEVFGLEQTPRVLDGRVPVLMHLLSPAQRPVQVTTDLASFWRDAYFDVRKDIRGRYPKHHWPENPLEATPTARAKRRR comes from the coding sequence ATCGACCTCCCCGGCCCCCCGCTCCCCGTCGACGCCGTCCTGCCCCGCCTCGTCGCTGCCCTCACCGAGGCGGACGCGGCCGTGCTCCAGGCGCCGACCGGCGCCGGCAAGACGACGCGCGTCCCGCTCGCCCTCCTCCAGGCCGACTGGCTCGGGGACCACGGCATCCTGATGCTGGAGCCGCGGCGGATCGCCGCGCGGGCGTCGGCGCGGCGGCTCGCGGGCCAGCTCGGCGAGCGCGTCGGCGAGACGGTCGGGCTCCGCGTCCGGGGCGAGACGCGGGTGAGCCGGCGGACCCGGATCGAGGTCGTCACCGAGGGCGTGCTGACGCAGCGGCTCCTCCGCGACCCGGGGCTGGAGCAGGGACGCACGGTCGGCGTGGTCGTATTCGACGAGGTCCACGAGCGGAGCCTGCAGAGCGACCTCGGGCTCGCGTTGTCGCTTCAGGCACAGGGGCTTCTGCGACCCGACCTCAAGCTGCTCGCTATGAGCGCGACGCTCGACGGGGAGCGGTTCGCGGCGCTCCTCGACGGCGCGCCCGTCGTGACCAGCGAAGGGCGGACGTTCCCGGTCGAGGCCCGCTACCTCGGGTCGCCGCGGCCCGACGCGTCCGGCCGCGCACCGCGCATCGAGGACGCGGTCTCCGCCGCGGTCCGCAGGGCCCTCGAGGACGAGGAGGGCAGCGTGCTCGCGTTCCTCCCGGGCTCGGGCGAGATCCGACGGGCCGCCGAGCGTCTGGAGGGCACCGTGCCGCGCGACGTCACGATCGCCCCGCTCTACGGCGACCTCTCAGCGCGCGACCAGGACACGGCGGTCTCCCCCGCCCCGCCCGGCACCCGGAAGGTGGTCCTCGCGACGAGCATCGCCGAGACGAGCCTCACGATCGAGGGCGTCCGCGTGGTCGTGGATTCCGGGCTCGCGCGGCGGCCGCGGTTCGACGCGGGCAGCGGGATGAGCCGGCTCGAGACGGTCCGCGTGAGCCGCGCCGAGGCCGACCAGCGGCTGGGCCGCGCGGGGCGCATCGAGCCGGGCGTCGGGTACCGGCTGTGGAGCGAGGTCGAGCACGCCGCGCTCCGGCCGTTCGCCCCGGCCGAGATCACGCAGGCCGACCTCGCCCCGCTCGCGCTCACGCTCGCCGCCTGGGGCGCCGCGCCCGACGAGCTCCGCTGGCTCGACCCGCCCCCCGAGGCGGCCTTCGAAGCGGCCCGCGAGCTCCTCCGCGAGCTCGACGCCGTCGACGCCGACGGCGCCCTCACCGACCACGGCCTCGCCATGGCCGACCTCCCGATGCACCCGCGCCTCGCCCACCTCGCGCTCCGCGCCCGGGAGATGGGCCGCGCCGGGCTGGCGGCCGATCTCGTCGGCCTGCTGTCGGAGCGCGACCTGTTCCGCTACGCTGGGCGGCTGCCCGACGTCGACCTCCGGCTCCGCATCGAGGCGATCCGCGGGGCGCGCGACCTTTCGCATCGCGGCGCCCGGCTCGACCGCGGGGCGCTCCACCGCGCGCGCCAGGAGGCGAATCGCTGGCGGAGCGCCTGGAAGGCGACGGACACGCCTGGCGACCTCGACTGGGCCGGCCCGCTCCTCGCCCTCGCCTACCCCGACCGCCTCGGGCAGCGCGTGGGGGAAACCGCAGAGGGCGCGCGCTACCGGCTCCGCGAAGGGCGCGCGGTACTCCTCGACCGCGACCAGCCGCTCGCCGACGCGCCCTTCCTCGCCGTGGGCGACCTGGACGACCGCCGCGGCGGCGCCCGCGTCTTTCTGGCGGCGCCCCTCGACGCCGACGACATCGAGTCGCTGTTCGCCGACCAGATCGTGGAGGACGAGTCGGTCGGGTGGGACGCCGAGGCGGGCCGGGTCGTGGCCCGGCGCGTCCGCCGGCTCGGGGCCGTTGTCCTGTCGGAGGCGCCGATCCGCGACCCCGCGCCGCACCTCGTGACGGCCGGACTCGTCGAGGGCGTCCGCCAGGCCGGGCTCGGCGCGCTGCCGTGGGCGAAGGAGACGCGCCGCCTCCGCGAACGGATGGCGTTCCTCCACCACCACCTCGGCGCCGACTGGCCCGACGTCTCCGACGACGCGCTGCTCGACGGGCTGGAGGACTGGCTCGGCCCGTACCTCGCCGAGATGTCGCGGCTGTCGGACCTCGGCCGCCTCGACCTCGGGATGGTGCTGCGCCAGCTCGGCGGGTCGCGCGCCGAGCTCGACCGGCTGGCGCCGTCGCATGTGACCGTCCCCAGCGGCTCCGTCCGCCCGCTCGACTATTCCGATCCCGACACGCCCGTGCTGGCCGTGAGACTCCAGGAAGTGTTCGGATTGGAGCAGACGCCGCGCGTGCTCGACGGCCGCGTGCCCGTGCTGATGCACCTCCTCAGCCCGGCCCAGCGCCCCGTCCAGGTCACGACCGACCTCGCCTCGTTCTGGCGCGACGCCTACTTCGACGTGCGGAAGGACATTCGGGGCCGCTACCCGAAGCATCACTGGCCCGAGAACCCGCTCGAGGCCACGCCCACCGCCCGCGCCAAGCGCCGTCGCTGA